From the genome of Anaerofustis stercorihominis DSM 17244:
GAAAGCTTGCTATCCAGCGTTGATGTAACAAAAGGACTTAGAGAAGACGGTGCGATTGTTATAAATACTACAAAAGAAAAAGAAGATATAAAACATCTTTTAAATGAATATAAAGGAGATATTTACACGATAGATGCTAAAAAAGTTTCAATAGCGTGCCTTGGAAAATACTTTCCCAACTCACCTATGTTAGCTGCTATCGTAAAAGTATCTAATATTATGGACGAAAAATTATTCTTAAGTGAAATGAAATCATCATTTGAACACAAATTTTCCAATAAACCTGAAGTGGTCAACGGAAATATGAAAGCATTAAAAATGGCTTTGAAGGAGGTAAGGTAATATGTCAGATATAAAGAAACTCAGCGGAAAGCCGGCCTGGCATGAACTTACTACCGGTATGACAATCAATAAAGGCGGAACTTCAAAGCTTTTTAACACCGGCGAATGGTCAAGTGAAAAACCTACAGTAATAGAAGAGGAGTGCAGACAGTGTCTTCTCTGTTCACAGGCTTGTCCCGACAGTGCAATTCCGGTAACAAAAAATGAAAGAGTAAAAGTAGATACCAACCATTGTAAAGGGTGCGGTATCTGTGTAAAAATTTGCCCCTTCGGCGCAATAAAAATGAAAGGAGTAAAATAATGGCAAAAAAAGATAGATTATCAGGAAATGAAGCGGCGGCATATGCACTCAGACAAATCGATCCCGATGTTTTTCCCGCTTTTCCTATTACACCATCAACAGAAATACCGCAGTATTTTGCTTCTTTTGTAGCCGACGGTAAAGTAAACAGTGAGTTTATCCCTGTAGAAAGCGAACACTCTTCCATGAGCGCGGCAATAGGTGCAGAAGCAGCAGGAGCAAGAAGTGTTACAGCAACATCTTCATGCGGGCTTGCCTTCATGTGGGAAGAGTTATACGTTGCGGCGTCTGACAGGCTTCCCATTTTACTTGCCCTTGTAAACAGAGCCTTATCCGGTCCTATCAATATCAACTGCGACCATTCAGACAGTATGGGTGCAAGAGACTCCGGATGGATCCAGATATATTCTGAAAATAATCAAGAAGCATACGATAATATGATACAAGCTTATCCTATTGCCGAAAATAAAAATGTATTACTGCCTATAATGGTATGTCAGGACGGATTTATCACATCTCATGCAGTTGAAAATATAGAGTTGCTCGAAGATGAAAAAGTTAAAAAATTTGTGGGCGAATATGAACCTGAAAATTATCTTCTTAATGCTAAAAAACCTTTGGCGGTAGGTCCTTATTCGGTTACAGACTATTATATGGAAGCAAAAGTAGCTCAG
Proteins encoded in this window:
- a CDS encoding 2-oxoacid:acceptor oxidoreductase family protein, which gives rise to MNDCVEIRWHGRGGQGAKTAALLLADVAFQTGKYVQGFPEYGPERMGAPITAYNRISDKPVRVHSNIYTPQFVVVVDESLLSSVDVTKGLREDGAIVINTTKEKEDIKHLLNEYKGDIYTIDAKKVSIACLGKYFPNSPMLAAIVKVSNIMDEKLFLSEMKSSFEHKFSNKPEVVNGNMKALKMALKEVR
- a CDS encoding 4Fe-4S binding protein, coding for MSDIKKLSGKPAWHELTTGMTINKGGTSKLFNTGEWSSEKPTVIEEECRQCLLCSQACPDSAIPVTKNERVKVDTNHCKGCGICVKICPFGAIKMKGVK
- the porA gene encoding 2-ketoisovalerate ferredoxin oxidoreductase subunit alpha is translated as MAKKDRLSGNEAAAYALRQIDPDVFPAFPITPSTEIPQYFASFVADGKVNSEFIPVESEHSSMSAAIGAEAAGARSVTATSSCGLAFMWEELYVAASDRLPILLALVNRALSGPININCDHSDSMGARDSGWIQIYSENNQEAYDNMIQAYPIAENKNVLLPIMVCQDGFITSHAVENIELLEDEKVKKFVGEYEPENYLLNAKKPLAVGPYSVTDYYMEAKVAQAHAMKSAKQAILDVAKKFEKLSGRKYGLFEEYKLEDADYAVVIIGSAAGTTKDTIDEMRKEGKKAGLLKIRVFRPFPGEEIAKALKNVKAVAIMDRAESFNSQGGPLGAEVMSSLYKAKSTSKAINYVYGLGGRDVTVDDMRKVFETLEEIDKSDEDFETYRFMGVRE